acaaagaaCAGAACgctgcttaaaataaaacaggatGCTACGCAGGATCGTATGGCCAACTTAGGTTCAAAGCTACAACATGCAGCTGCATAAACACTACAACAGGAAAGGCCGCGTAATAAACGCGATTTCAACATACTCAAAAATGCAACTCATAACAAGGGACCGCCGGCTTCGCTATCCTAAATAAGCGATTAtccgaaacattaaaaatacaaagcaTCTCGATAAACCGAACTTCGCGCGGTAAACTCCACAGCGATGGAAGTGGTAGAGAATTCACTCCGAACATTTACACCAGGCTCTGGTGAGttggtcatgtcattcgaatggcacCGGACGACCTAGCCCGAAAAGTCCTTTTGGATCGTCCACATGGACAAAAGAGTCATTGAAGGACAGTTCAGACAGAGATGGAGTGATGGTGTTGATGCGTCCGTCAGAAAGTCCGATATAATGGATTGACAAAGGATGGCCCTCGTCCGTGAACTACGTAGAGAATGGTttaataaagataaaaaaataatataataaaatccTGTATTCATCGTGTTTCATCGCACTAATATTAGTCCCTTTTCTATTACTCTGCTCCTACCTCGTCTTTCACGTCGACCAATAATGGATCATGATCTCGTTCTTCAGTAATGGCGAGGATTTGATAGATAGATCTCGCTAGTGGAAGTTTATACACATTTATACAAATATTTGTCTAATTCTTGAGCCGGAAGGTATTAAATCCATGAAGATATCGAAGGTCGTATTCCAAACCTTATATCTCCATTACATAGGGTCTTGGAGTGGGTTTTTGTGGACTGTGTACTAGTGAGGTTTTAGGTGCCTGCGAAAGTATTTTGTAACAGGAGGTTATTTCGAAGACAGATCAGCGTCTTCGATATAATCTCCTGTTATGAGATACTTTCGCAGTCCCCTAAAATCTCACTAGTACACggtccacaaaaaaaccacgatTGCAACATTCTCGTTAAGTTGCACACTAGCGTATCTAACGCATATTGTCTCCTGGATCGAAAATTCGTATTGATTCAaacatttatgaaatattttcaataagtGCTATTGTTTCCGATTcgattattaaaaaaacaagcttcTCTTTCGTCTTGTCAGGTACTACAACCGATTCACGTTCATTGTCTGCTGCAGAAGTTCTTTGAATCAAGCATACGATCAAGTGGAGTCGTTCGTCAATCCATTATCTTGGGTTTTCTTGCGGACGCATCAACGGACCCTCGCAATCTCAATGTGGTTCTACTAGGCCTTCTTTGTCAATATGGAAGACCTAAATTGGCTTCACGAGTTCTGTCGTTCGGTGCCATTCTGATATATGTACACCCATATATGGCTAGTCCAATTCGCTGTACTATTAATGCGAGTATATCCTAAAACTCGTACAGAATGTTGTTATAGTGAGATTAGCCGCACGTACGGGGAAAAGGATAATTCTAAGATTTCCTCTCGAACATCACTAGGATTACAGTATCCTGCCGGTGAGATGTTTTCCAATAGCGGTCATTGACGCCAAATAAAGTGAAATTgtgaaattataaaacaagCTTCTCTTTCATCTTGTCAGGTTGTCAATCCATTATCTTGGGCTTTCTTGCGGCTGCATGGTTCTACTTGGTTCTGATAGGCCTTCCTTGTCAATATAGAAGACCTAAATTGACTTACAGTATCCTACCGGTGAGATGTTTTAAAATAGCGGTCATTGACGccaaataaagtaaaattgcGCCCAAATTTAAAGTAGTGATCTGTatgccttcttcttcttttgtgctaCTATGACCTCAAAAGGTCCTGGCCTGTCGTCTTTATTTGTCCTATTTTATACGTAGCAAGTTAAGCCGCTCTGCGTACGGGGTTACAGTCCGGTTACTGACCGTGATAGACCGTGAGGGGCTTTTGTACCAATACGAACATATTCATACAATTCCTTTACAATTTATTAACCATCCtgctacgggtaaataaaatcaaggaAAGTCAGTAATGGCAGGCTCTTGATATTGTAGTGTCACGAAAGAAGTATTCGGGATTGTGCAAAAGGGGAATGAAAAGCTGAGATGTTTGGAAAAGCTGTGAATGGATGGTTTGAATGTGGCAAAGGCAAATTATATGATAGTTAAGGCACGTAATGCGGATGCCGTACATTAGCGCGTTTAACGGTACGCGGACTAAGCGGCTGCCGGGGGCCCCGTGCTCGCAAGTGTATAAAATCAGAACTATTTTCTCAATGGAAGGATTTCGCAGGGGCCGCGTTTGCTTTCCCGCTTAGGGCCCCAAGAAGTGTAAATCCGCCACTGATGCCGTACTAAGAAGACACGAGACGAAGAGGAACACAGCCGGCAATACGCATATTGATCATTCACCGTTGCATGTAAACTCGTAAATCTTATCACGGCCAACTTTTGCTGATTATGATTATCAAGGCAGAGGTTCAAGGCACACCATATGTATCAGGTACGTTTGGTGTTTATCAAACGATGATGAAATAGATTACTTAAACGCGTGATGCATCGAATGTCTGTTTCAAAGAGTTAAACATAATTCAACTGAATTCAATGCTAGGTTTCgttattaaacatttattttgtctCGGTTTCTTACAttcaatagatttttttgtttagttgcaAACAGTTAAGATTTGTGTTGTCGCTCGAAATTCAGTACTTTCGTTTAATATCACCCTGTCTGGAAAAGGATATCTTCCTTCCTCTGCTGCATAGTGAAGTTTTCACTGCTTTAAATTTTCGCTCGTAAAGTTCACCGTAAAACCCAACGCTCCTAAAGTTGCTTACTGAAGCATTGAATATTAATTCGAAAGAAATGCAATTGCTCTTCATAGGGTAAGAAAAAACTGGTCCCTGCTCTATGAGGCAAACCGTGAATTAGTCGAAaagtatatatgtatatgtgtaTGGTGAAAAACACTTAAATTTATATGACTGATGAACATCATTggtagaaaagaaatgtaCGCACATTTGAAATTGgcataaagaaacaaaccccTATAAACCggtaaatgaaaaacaataaaaataatggtgATTAACAGGAAAACGTGGGCCCATCACCTTAGTCACTCTTGTCCGCACTAGAAATAGTGATTTTCTTCTGCAGTTTGCTGTACTCTTCCGTTAGGCGGTCATATTCGCGGTTCAGGCTTTCCGATTGTGATTTCATCGCTTCCTTATCCTTGCGCTCCTTGGCCAGCTCTTGCTCAAGCTCggtaattttcttcttcagctcaTCGGTCTGAAAGTAAAGGCAAATCGATAATGACAAAAGGAGCGCTACAGCGGTGCATAATATGATAAACTTACATTCGGAGCATCACCACCAGCCGGCTTATCCTTGGCATCGGTTTTCTTATCGTCATCCTTCTGCTGATTCATCAAGGTGCGAGCGGCGCTGGTTGCACTTTGCGCTTGCTTCATGGAAGCTTCAGCTTGTGCCAGCAGCACTGCCTGACCACTGATAAGTGACACCAAGCGCCGGATCACCAACGACAAGAAGATGGCAAAGCCGGAAATGTAAAAGTTTCGCTGTGCCCGGAACAATCGCATGCTGTGTTGCATCTCCACATTCAAGTgtgtttcggtgtgtgtgtgatctgCAATTGAGACAATAATCGAAAAAACATGAGTCAATATTGCGTCTTCAGCAGCAAATTTTCTCCCTTCCGCCACTTACCGTTGGACGAGTATTTACGCATTTCACGGATGGCTTCCAGCAGGAACAGAACTAGTACAGCCAGTAACAGATAGAAATAGGTCTGGGCCTGGCGGCTCAGCATGGCCAGGAAGCGGGATTTGAAAAATCGATGCCATTGCTGCGGGCTCCGGAGTGGTAGAACGAGCAAAAGCACCACAAATATTTCCACGTACAAAAACGATGCAATAATGCCCCAGACGAGAGTCATTTTGGCAGAACTATAATGCGCTTTATCAAGATTTCAGAATGGGAACGGCACGATCTATAAATATCACCAATGGGAAAGCGCTgacgtgatttttttgtttttgcaccaCACTTATTTTTTCCGGTATTTGCAAGGGTTCACAGAAAGGTCTCAACACGGTGTACGATCAGGAAGCAATGGCATGCATAGACCGTACAGATGCGCCTCAAATAGCCGCGCCAGAGACACGTAGGTCGCTGATGAAACTTTGAACCCAAACAAGACACGGATGAAGATGAGGATGTT
The DNA window shown above is from Anopheles funestus chromosome 3RL, idAnoFuneDA-416_04, whole genome shotgun sequence and carries:
- the LOC125767237 gene encoding B-cell receptor-associated protein 31 — its product is MTLVWGIIASFLYVEIFVVLLLVLPLRSPQQWHRFFKSRFLAMLSRQAQTYFYLLLAVLVLFLLEAIREMRKYSSNDHTHTETHLNVEMQHSMRLFRAQRNFYISGFAIFLSLVIRRLVSLISGQAVLLAQAEASMKQAQSATSAARTLMNQQKDDDKKTDAKDKPAGGDAPNTDELKKKITELEQELAKERKDKEAMKSQSESLNREYDRLTEEYSKLQKKITISSADKSD